The Mesorhizobium sp. B1-1-8 genome contains a region encoding:
- a CDS encoding L,D-transpeptidase family protein, with protein sequence MRTSRRFFLSGASALAAALVANRASAQDVVGDILKSSTRGNWDDQFDARASEGGKVASTLPIFSLQTVAFTEQAVTQYQNIVGQGGWEQVPATKKLQLGVDDPDVVPLRKRLMIAGDLSQSAGISTAFDSYVDSAVKRFQLRHGLPADGAMGKYTYAAMNVSAQIRLGQLQTNLQRLREKAGTLGSRYVLVDIPAAQVEAVENDRVVLRHTAIVGKIDRQTPIVNSKINEIIVNPYWNAPVSIVRKDIIPLMRKDPNYLKDSHIRLFAPDGSEVDPMTVDWSTDDAAKYRFRQDPGAGNAMASVKINFPSPDGVYMHDTPQQSLFGKLMRFDSSGCVRVQNVRDLVTWVLRDTPGWDRQHFEAAIKTGENTPIQVVNPVPVHFLYLSAWSTGPGVVQFRDDIYGLDGNSELQITSAL encoded by the coding sequence ATGAGAACCAGCCGCCGTTTCTTCCTTTCCGGAGCCTCCGCGCTCGCTGCCGCTCTGGTGGCGAACCGCGCCAGCGCGCAGGATGTGGTCGGGGATATCCTGAAATCCTCGACCCGCGGCAATTGGGACGACCAGTTCGACGCCCGCGCCAGCGAGGGCGGCAAGGTTGCCTCGACGCTGCCGATCTTCAGCCTGCAGACCGTCGCCTTCACCGAGCAGGCGGTGACGCAGTATCAGAACATCGTCGGCCAGGGCGGCTGGGAGCAGGTTCCGGCGACCAAGAAATTGCAGCTCGGCGTCGACGATCCCGACGTCGTGCCGCTGCGCAAGCGGCTGATGATTGCCGGCGACCTTTCGCAGAGCGCCGGTATCTCGACGGCCTTCGATTCCTATGTCGACTCGGCGGTCAAGCGCTTCCAGCTGCGTCACGGCCTGCCGGCCGACGGCGCCATGGGCAAATACACCTACGCCGCGATGAACGTCTCGGCGCAGATCCGCCTCGGCCAGCTGCAGACCAATTTGCAGCGCCTGCGCGAGAAGGCCGGCACGCTCGGCAGCCGCTACGTGCTGGTCGATATTCCGGCAGCGCAGGTGGAAGCCGTCGAGAACGACCGCGTCGTGCTTCGCCACACGGCAATCGTCGGCAAGATCGATCGCCAGACGCCGATCGTGAATTCCAAGATCAACGAGATCATCGTCAATCCGTACTGGAACGCGCCGGTCTCGATCGTGCGCAAGGATATCATTCCGCTGATGCGGAAGGATCCCAACTATCTCAAGGACAGCCATATCCGCCTGTTCGCGCCGGACGGCAGCGAGGTCGATCCGATGACGGTCGACTGGTCGACGGACGACGCCGCAAAATACCGGTTCCGCCAGGATCCGGGCGCCGGCAACGCCATGGCCTCGGTCAAGATCAATTTCCCGAGCCCGGATGGTGTCTATATGCACGACACGCCGCAGCAGAGTCTGTTCGGCAAGCTGATGCGTTTCGACTCCTCCGGCTGCGTGCGCGTCCAGAACGTGCGCGACCTCGTCACCTGGGTCCTGCGCGACACGCCCGGCTGGGATCGTCAGCATTTCGAGGCGGCGATCAAGACCGGCGAGAATACGCCCATTCAGGTCGTCAACCCCGTGCCGGTGCACTTCCTCTATCTGTCGGCATGGTCGACGGGGCCTGGCGTGGTGCAGTTCCGCGACGACATTTACGGCCTCGACGGCAATAGCGAGCTGCAGATCACGTCCGCCCTCTAA
- the ldtR gene encoding transcriptional regulator LdtR translates to MINSRPAAKTANVSDDRREAIRSLYMESLQLVERLHRRLLDVIKDEFDRNGRSDINAIQALLLFNIGNSELTAGELRSRGYYLGSNVSYNLKKLVDLGFINHQRSRIDRRSVRVSLTPKGNEVADVVAGLYERHVGSIEQVGGINTDEFKQMNRALQRLDRFWNDTIAYRM, encoded by the coding sequence ATGATCAATTCGCGTCCGGCGGCGAAAACCGCCAACGTATCCGACGACCGCCGCGAGGCGATCCGTTCGCTGTACATGGAATCGCTGCAGCTGGTGGAGCGCCTGCACCGCCGCCTGCTTGACGTGATCAAGGACGAATTCGACCGCAACGGCCGTTCCGACATCAATGCCATCCAGGCGCTGCTGCTGTTCAACATCGGCAATTCCGAGCTGACCGCCGGCGAGCTGCGCTCGCGCGGCTATTATCTTGGCTCGAACGTGTCCTACAATCTGAAGAAGCTGGTCGATCTCGGTTTCATCAACCACCAGCGCTCGCGCATCGACCGCCGTTCGGTGCGCGTCTCGCTGACGCCGAAGGGCAACGAGGTGGCCGACGTCGTCGCCGGCCTCTACGAGCGCCATGTCGGCTCGATCGAGCAGGTCGGTGGCATCAACACCGACGAGTTCAAGCAGATGAACCGCGCGCTCCAGCGGCTGGATCGCTTCTGGAACGATACGATCGCTTACCGGATGTAA
- a CDS encoding DUF6163 family protein — MSEVTSRRVVLQPSTTEVIFAWFQRVIAGYCLLFGILYWIRLIGIYPGELWRFDLMPVHWQVAAATLAVFFPFAAAGLWMLASWGPVIWFICAATEIAMYAGFPDLFGHRPLIVVSHACVALLYVVFRLTIWLQKRQLRQ, encoded by the coding sequence ATGAGCGAGGTCACCTCCAGGCGCGTGGTGCTGCAGCCCTCGACCACCGAGGTCATCTTCGCCTGGTTCCAGCGCGTGATTGCCGGCTACTGCCTGCTGTTCGGCATCCTCTACTGGATCCGGCTGATCGGCATCTATCCGGGCGAGCTCTGGCGCTTCGACCTGATGCCGGTGCATTGGCAGGTGGCGGCGGCGACACTCGCCGTCTTCTTTCCCTTCGCCGCCGCTGGCCTGTGGATGCTCGCGTCGTGGGGACCGGTGATCTGGTTCATCTGCGCGGCGACCGAGATCGCCATGTATGCCGGCTTTCCCGACCTCTTCGGTCACCGGCCGCTGATCGTCGTCTCGCATGCCTGCGTGGCGTTGCTCTATGTCGTCTTCCGGTTGACCATCTGGCTGCAGAAACGCCAACTCCGGCAGTAG
- a CDS encoding enoyl-CoA hydratase/isomerase family protein yields the protein MVKDFGGGDEIRFERLGKAGVVTLTRPQALNAVTHTMVKALGKALDAWEGDAGVEVVVVKAEGRAFSAGGDILHIYEAGRAGRPPVDFFADEYRLNARIARFEKPYVALIDGIVMGGGVGISFHGSHRVLTENAQFAMPEVGIGFFPDVGASHLLPGLGGSFGMYLALTGNRIRYGDALWSGLATHTVRAADLAGLLDGLAASGDAETTLRGFFSPAKRETERPQLEAIARHFSQPSLGGIIVSLDRAAAADAFAARTLATITTRSPTSLNVAWREISAGLALSMDECMRMEFRILNRMLAGHDFYEGIRAAIIDKGSKPAWRPASLSEVSAADIDAYFAPLGPRELEL from the coding sequence CTGGTGAAGGATTTTGGCGGCGGCGACGAGATCCGCTTCGAGCGGCTGGGCAAGGCCGGCGTCGTCACGCTGACGCGGCCGCAGGCGCTGAACGCCGTCACGCACACCATGGTCAAGGCGCTCGGCAAGGCGCTTGATGCCTGGGAAGGCGACGCCGGCGTTGAGGTTGTGGTCGTCAAGGCCGAGGGCAGGGCGTTCTCGGCGGGCGGCGACATCCTGCACATCTACGAGGCCGGCCGTGCCGGCAGGCCGCCGGTCGATTTCTTCGCCGACGAATACCGGCTCAACGCCCGTATCGCCCGTTTCGAGAAACCCTATGTCGCGCTGATCGACGGCATCGTCATGGGCGGCGGCGTCGGCATCTCCTTCCATGGCTCGCACCGGGTGCTGACCGAGAACGCGCAGTTCGCCATGCCGGAAGTCGGCATCGGCTTTTTCCCCGATGTCGGCGCCAGCCACCTGCTGCCCGGTCTCGGCGGCAGCTTCGGCATGTATTTGGCGTTGACGGGAAATCGCATCCGCTATGGCGATGCGCTGTGGTCGGGCCTGGCAACGCATACCGTCAGGGCGGCGGATCTGGCCGGGCTGCTCGACGGGCTGGCGGCATCGGGCGATGCGGAAACGACGCTGCGCGGCTTTTTCTCGCCGGCAAAGCGCGAGACCGAGCGGCCGCAACTGGAAGCGATCGCCCGCCATTTTTCGCAACCCTCGCTTGGGGGCATCATCGTCAGCCTGGACCGGGCGGCCGCCGCCGACGCCTTCGCCGCCAGGACGCTGGCGACGATCACCACCCGCTCGCCGACCAGCCTCAATGTCGCCTGGCGCGAGATCAGCGCCGGGCTGGCCCTGTCGATGGACGAATGCATGAGAATGGAGTTCCGCATCCTCAACCGCATGCTGGCCGGCCATGACTTCTACGAGGGCATCCGCGCCGCTATCATCGACAAGGGCTCGAAGCCTGCGTGGCGGCCGGCAAGCCTGAGCGAGGTGAGCGCCGCCGACATCGACGCCTATTTCGCGCCGCTTGGGCCTCGGGAGCTGGAGCTATGA
- the hemB gene encoding porphobilinogen synthase yields MNKFTPAKPAGARSVDEITGSRRLRRMRKADWSRRLVQENRLTVDDLIWPIFVIDGTQVREPIAAMPGVFRLSIDLAVKEAERAAKLGIPAIATFPNVELSLRDQTGSHILDPDNVINRATRAFKDAVPEVGIITDAALDPFTSHGHDGILRDGIIVNDETVEQVTAAAVIQAAAGADIIAPSDMMDGRIGAIRDALDANGFQDVAIMSYATKFASAFYGPYREAVGTAGLLKGDKKTYYIDHANSDEAVREAEQDLAEGADMLMVKPGLPYLDIIRRLKDEFQMPTFAYQVSGEYSMIKAAAANGWIDGEKAMLESLTAFKRAGCDGILTYFAPEVAEMLKG; encoded by the coding sequence ATGAACAAATTCACCCCCGCAAAGCCTGCCGGCGCGCGCAGCGTCGACGAGATCACCGGCAGCCGGCGTCTCAGGCGCATGCGCAAGGCCGACTGGTCGCGCCGGCTGGTGCAGGAGAACCGGCTGACGGTCGACGATTTAATCTGGCCGATCTTCGTCATCGACGGCACACAAGTGCGCGAGCCGATCGCCGCCATGCCCGGCGTCTTTCGCCTCTCCATCGACCTCGCGGTGAAGGAGGCCGAGCGCGCGGCAAAGCTCGGCATTCCGGCGATCGCCACGTTTCCCAATGTCGAGCTTTCGCTGCGCGACCAGACCGGCTCGCACATCCTCGACCCGGACAATGTCATCAACCGGGCCACCCGCGCCTTCAAGGACGCGGTGCCGGAGGTCGGCATTATCACCGATGCCGCGCTCGACCCATTCACCAGCCATGGTCATGACGGTATTTTGCGCGACGGCATCATCGTCAATGACGAGACTGTCGAACAGGTGACCGCCGCGGCCGTCATCCAGGCAGCGGCCGGCGCCGACATCATCGCGCCGTCCGACATGATGGACGGCCGCATCGGCGCCATCCGCGACGCGCTCGACGCCAACGGGTTTCAAGACGTGGCGATCATGTCCTACGCGACGAAGTTCGCCTCCGCCTTTTACGGCCCGTATCGCGAGGCGGTGGGCACCGCCGGCCTGCTCAAGGGCGACAAGAAAACCTATTACATCGACCACGCCAATTCCGACGAAGCAGTGCGCGAGGCCGAGCAGGATCTGGCCGAAGGCGCCGACATGCTGATGGTCAAGCCGGGGCTGCCCTATCTCGACATCATCCGCCGGCTGAAGGACGAGTTCCAGATGCCGACCTTCGCCTACCAGGTCTCAGGCGAATATTCGATGATCAAAGCGGCCGCCGCCAATGGCTGGATCGACGGCGAAAAGGCGATGCTGGAATCGCTGACCGCCTTCAAGCGCGCTGGCTGCGACGGCATCCTGACTTATTTCGCGCCGGAAGTGGCGGAGATGCTGAAGGGGTAG
- a CDS encoding nucleotidyltransferase family protein, giving the protein MSRNEVIERLRKNADAIRGMGATSLYLFGSAARGDARSDSDLDLFIDYDPVRRFSLIDLVGIKQFLEEKMSAEIDITTRDSLHPMLKADIERSAVRIF; this is encoded by the coding sequence ATGAGCAGGAATGAAGTGATCGAACGGTTGCGGAAGAACGCAGATGCTATCAGAGGCATGGGCGCGACTTCGCTTTATCTGTTTGGGTCGGCTGCGCGCGGCGATGCACGTTCAGACAGCGATCTTGATCTATTCATAGACTATGATCCGGTGCGGCGCTTTTCTCTGATCGACCTCGTCGGCATCAAACAATTTCTCGAAGAGAAGATGTCGGCGGAAATCGACATCACCACACGAGACAGCCTCCATCCGATGTTGAAGGCCGATATCGAACGATCCGCCGTGCGCATATTCTGA
- a CDS encoding DUF86 domain-containing protein produces the protein MAPRRVKPILAEILAALDGIAAATARKTLEDFRTDWLLRHGVERGIEIISEAARHIPDDLTGLAPEIPWKQIRGIRRHPASQDLRRDCLGRGG, from the coding sequence ATGGCACCCCGCCGGGTCAAGCCGATTCTGGCCGAGATCCTCGCCGCCCTGGATGGCATCGCTGCCGCTACCGCCCGCAAGACATTGGAAGACTTTCGCACCGATTGGCTGCTTCGCCATGGCGTCGAGCGCGGCATCGAGATCATTTCCGAAGCCGCCCGGCACATTCCAGACGATCTGACCGGCCTTGCTCCAGAGATTCCCTGGAAACAGATTCGTGGGATAAGGCGACATCCTGCGTCACAAGACCTCCGACGTGATTGTCTGGGCCGTGGTGGTTGA
- a CDS encoding dihydrofolate reductase family protein gives MSKLRVNAFTLSLDGFGAGPHQSLNTPLGVGGENLHKWMIKTRSFHQMIGKDGGTTDTDEAFAARSFENVGAWILGRNMFGPIRGEWPDDSWKGWWGNNPPYHVPTFVLTHYKRDPIVMEGGTTFYFVTDGIHSALEQAKAAAGGKDVRVGGGVSTVRQYLQEQLIDEMHLAISPLLLGSGEHLFAGLDMLKLGYQCTEQVATTDATHVIIKRKS, from the coding sequence GTGTCCAAGCTGCGTGTCAATGCTTTCACCCTGTCGCTCGACGGTTTCGGCGCCGGGCCCCATCAGAGTCTCAACACACCCCTGGGCGTCGGTGGCGAAAATCTGCACAAATGGATGATCAAGACCCGCTCGTTCCATCAGATGATCGGCAAGGATGGCGGGACCACGGATACGGACGAGGCATTCGCGGCGCGCAGCTTCGAGAATGTCGGCGCCTGGATTCTCGGCCGCAACATGTTCGGGCCGATCCGCGGCGAGTGGCCGGATGACAGCTGGAAGGGCTGGTGGGGCAACAACCCGCCCTATCATGTGCCGACCTTTGTGCTGACGCATTACAAGCGCGATCCCATCGTGATGGAAGGCGGCACGACCTTTTATTTCGTCACCGACGGCATCCATTCGGCTCTCGAACAGGCGAAGGCAGCGGCCGGCGGCAAGGATGTGCGGGTTGGCGGCGGCGTTTCGACGGTCAGGCAGTATCTGCAAGAGCAGCTTATCGACGAGATGCATCTGGCGATCTCGCCGCTGCTGCTCGGCTCCGGCGAGCACCTTTTCGCCGGCCTCGACATGCTCAAGCTCGGCTATCAATGCACCGAACAGGTTGCCACGACCGATGCCACGCATGTCATCATCAAGCGCAAATCCTGA
- a CDS encoding DUF1330 domain-containing protein translates to MTVYVIADIKVKDDKWVPAYAASVHDLVHKHGGRYLARSGNVKTLEGKPLDTSLIALMTFPSAKAAESFTTDPQYAPYVAARQAGSDSRFQLIDDTDLAGTISYLPKG, encoded by the coding sequence GTGACTGTGTATGTGATTGCCGACATCAAGGTGAAGGACGACAAATGGGTGCCGGCTTACGCGGCCTCGGTGCACGATCTGGTGCACAAGCATGGCGGCCGCTATCTGGCGCGCAGCGGCAATGTGAAGACGCTCGAGGGCAAGCCGCTCGACACCAGCCTGATTGCCCTGATGACATTTCCGTCGGCAAAGGCGGCGGAATCCTTCACCACCGATCCGCAATACGCGCCCTACGTCGCTGCGCGTCAGGCCGGCAGCGACAGCCGCTTTCAGCTGATCGACGACACCGACCTGGCCGGGACGATTTCCTATCTGCCCAAGGGCTGA
- a CDS encoding winged helix-turn-helix transcriptional regulator codes for MTQAGYKQFCPLSMAAELLCTRWTMVLLRELVAGSTRFNDLRRGVPKMSPTLLSQRLKELETAGIVERAELATEKGIFEYRLTEAGKDLRPVVEAMGFWGQKWVEARLSLKNLDPSLLMWDMRRNLNPSPLPDGRTVIQFLYHDLPASKRSWWLIVEKHGEVDLCWYDPGFEVDLYVSTDLCTMTSIWMGLTTVHKERDKVALTGDLDIAAKMQTWLGLSPFAVMPKRAAA; via the coding sequence ATGACGCAAGCCGGATACAAGCAGTTTTGCCCGCTCTCGATGGCAGCGGAACTCTTATGCACGCGCTGGACGATGGTGCTGCTGCGCGAGCTGGTGGCGGGATCGACGCGCTTCAACGACCTGCGCCGCGGCGTCCCCAAAATGTCGCCGACGCTGCTGTCGCAGCGGCTGAAGGAACTCGAGACCGCCGGCATCGTCGAACGGGCGGAGCTGGCGACTGAGAAGGGCATTTTCGAATACCGGCTCACCGAAGCCGGCAAGGATTTGCGCCCGGTGGTCGAGGCGATGGGGTTCTGGGGTCAAAAATGGGTGGAAGCCAGGCTGTCGCTCAAGAACCTCGATCCGTCGCTCTTGATGTGGGACATGCGCCGCAACCTGAACCCCAGTCCGCTGCCCGATGGACGCACGGTGATACAGTTTTTGTATCACGACCTGCCGGCGTCGAAACGATCGTGGTGGCTGATCGTCGAAAAGCACGGCGAGGTCGACCTTTGCTGGTACGATCCGGGATTCGAGGTCGATCTCTATGTCTCGACCGACCTGTGCACCATGACGTCGATCTGGATGGGGCTGACGACGGTCCACAAGGAGCGCGACAAAGTGGCGCTGACGGGAGACCTCGACATCGCAGCCAAGATGCAGACGTGGCTCGGCCTCAGCCCGTTCGCGGTCATGCCGAAACGGGCTGCCGCATAA
- the ppk2 gene encoding polyphosphate kinase 2 has protein sequence MNETKPNSGAKDWLEAELADTLDEDYELELSEPALSLEIAKIYKQSHPPSIERMQYFRDLLRLQSELIKLQSWVAYHKKKLVVIFEGRDSAGKGGVIKRITQRLNPRICRVVALPAPTEREKSQWYFQRYVPHLPAGGEIVLFDRSWYNRSGVERVMGFATPDQVEEFFHDVPEFERMLVRSGVTLVKYWFSITDEEQQMRFLMRIHDPMKQWKLSPMDLQSRVRWEQYTKAKEETFARTNIPEAPWFIVEGNDKKRARLNCIDHLLQQMPYEEVPHEEITLPERVFNPEYERQVLPRELYVPAKY, from the coding sequence ATGAACGAGACCAAACCGAATTCCGGGGCCAAGGACTGGCTGGAAGCGGAACTCGCCGACACGCTCGACGAGGACTATGAGCTGGAGCTGTCGGAGCCGGCGCTGTCGCTGGAGATCGCCAAGATCTACAAGCAGTCGCATCCGCCTTCGATCGAGCGCATGCAATATTTCCGCGACCTGCTGAGGCTGCAATCGGAACTGATCAAGCTGCAGTCCTGGGTCGCCTATCACAAGAAGAAGCTGGTGGTGATCTTCGAGGGCCGCGACTCCGCCGGCAAGGGCGGCGTCATCAAGCGCATCACCCAGCGCCTCAACCCGCGTATCTGCCGCGTCGTGGCGCTGCCGGCGCCGACAGAGCGCGAGAAGTCGCAATGGTATTTCCAGCGCTATGTGCCGCATCTGCCGGCCGGCGGCGAGATCGTGCTGTTCGACCGCTCCTGGTACAACCGCTCCGGCGTCGAGAGGGTGATGGGTTTCGCCACCCCGGATCAGGTGGAAGAGTTCTTCCATGACGTGCCGGAATTCGAGCGCATGCTGGTGCGCTCCGGCGTCACGCTGGTGAAATACTGGTTCTCGATCACCGACGAGGAGCAGCAGATGCGCTTCCTTATGCGCATCCATGATCCGATGAAGCAGTGGAAGCTGTCGCCGATGGACCTGCAGTCGCGCGTGCGCTGGGAGCAGTACACCAAGGCCAAGGAAGAGACTTTTGCCCGCACCAACATTCCGGAGGCGCCGTGGTTCATCGTCGAAGGCAACGACAAGAAGCGGGCGCGGCTGAACTGCATCGACCACCTGCTGCAGCAGATGCCTTACGAGGAGGTTCCGCATGAGGAGATCACGCTGCCGGAACGCGTCTTCAATCCGGAATATGAGCGCCAGGTGCTGCCGCGCGAGCTCTACGTGCCGGCGAAATACTGA
- a CDS encoding aldo/keto reductase has translation MEYRTLGRSGLKVSTLTLCTMTFGGAGPFAAVGNSDLSEARRIIDTCIDAGINLIDTANVYSNGLSEEIIGEALGGKRKNDVLIASKARMRIGTGPNDEGLSRHHLIRECEMSLRRLKTDVIDIYFLHEWDGLTPLEETIAALDTLVGQGKVRYVGCSNYSGWQVMKALAISDSRHQPRFVTQQIHYTLEAREAEYELLPISVDQGLGVLVWSPLAGGLLSGKYRRDSPTARQLAGWSEPPIRDEDRLWRIVDQLVEIGSARGVSAAQVALAWLLGRPAVSSLVIGARNEAQLKDNLAAAALALTTEERQQLDAVSRPPVLYPYWHQQFTARDRFGRADLVLDRSDI, from the coding sequence ATGGAATACCGCACGCTTGGCCGTTCCGGCCTGAAGGTTTCGACACTGACGCTCTGCACCATGACGTTCGGCGGGGCGGGCCCGTTCGCGGCCGTCGGCAATTCCGATCTCTCGGAAGCCAGGCGCATCATCGATACCTGCATCGATGCCGGCATCAACCTCATCGACACCGCCAATGTCTATTCGAACGGCCTGTCGGAAGAGATCATCGGCGAGGCGCTCGGCGGCAAGCGCAAGAACGACGTGCTGATCGCCTCGAAGGCGCGCATGCGGATCGGTACCGGACCCAATGACGAAGGCCTGTCGCGCCATCATCTGATCCGCGAATGCGAGATGAGCCTGAGGCGGCTGAAGACCGACGTCATCGACATCTATTTCCTGCATGAATGGGATGGCCTCACGCCGCTCGAGGAGACGATCGCGGCTCTCGACACTTTGGTCGGCCAGGGCAAGGTGCGCTATGTCGGCTGCTCCAACTATTCCGGCTGGCAGGTGATGAAGGCGCTGGCGATCAGCGACAGCCGCCATCAGCCGCGCTTCGTCACCCAGCAGATCCACTACACGCTGGAGGCGCGCGAGGCCGAATACGAATTGCTGCCGATCTCGGTCGACCAGGGCCTCGGCGTGCTGGTGTGGAGTCCGCTTGCCGGCGGGCTGCTCTCGGGAAAATACCGCCGCGACAGCCCGACCGCGCGCCAGCTCGCCGGCTGGTCGGAACCGCCGATCCGCGACGAGGACCGGCTGTGGCGGATCGTCGATCAACTGGTCGAGATCGGCAGCGCACGGGGTGTGTCCGCAGCGCAGGTGGCATTGGCCTGGCTGCTCGGCCGCCCTGCCGTCAGTTCGCTGGTGATCGGCGCCCGCAACGAAGCCCAGCTCAAGGACAATCTTGCCGCGGCTGCCCTGGCGCTGACCACCGAGGAGCGACAGCAACTTGACGCCGTCAGCCGGCCGCCGGTGCTCTATCCCTACTGGCACCAGCAATTCACGGCCAGGGACCGCTTCGGCCGGGCCGATCTGGTGCTCGACCGCAGCGACATCTGA
- a CDS encoding DUF982 domain-containing protein encodes MTVKSATGGANQLLRTAREASDYLLNSWPGKRGPRHREALQACHDALAGDKPAMIARRAFIAAAREGNVFVSDKAPA; translated from the coding sequence GTGACCGTGAAGTCGGCCACGGGCGGGGCCAACCAGCTTTTGCGTACGGCTCGCGAGGCGTCGGATTATCTGCTCAACAGCTGGCCCGGCAAGCGCGGTCCTAGGCATCGCGAAGCGTTGCAGGCCTGCCACGATGCTCTCGCCGGCGACAAGCCGGCGATGATTGCCAGGCGCGCCTTCATCGCCGCTGCTCGTGAAGGGAACGTCTTCGTCAGCGACAAGGCGCCTGCCTAA
- a CDS encoding GntR family transcriptional regulator, whose product MSQMQNVERQLREMILGLEIGPGERLTERWIESRFGASRTPVRAALLRLETEGLVGRDGRGWTVAPINLAELAQIAVYREAVEVAAVRLTAALEDRSAVEVIAAMLDSCDADTPREEWHRVGMDFHIELARLSGNEFLLRAVRDAMTRLSRARWLEVRDERALGRAWAEHHAILAAVRAGDADGAARLLSAHIAGSRDRLVASLRDDRRGLRARGFAVVAA is encoded by the coding sequence ATGTCGCAGATGCAGAACGTCGAAAGGCAGCTTCGCGAGATGATCCTCGGTCTGGAAATCGGCCCGGGCGAGCGGCTGACCGAACGCTGGATCGAAAGCCGCTTCGGCGCCTCGCGCACGCCGGTCAGGGCAGCGCTGCTGCGCCTGGAGACGGAAGGATTGGTCGGCCGCGACGGCCGCGGCTGGACGGTGGCGCCGATCAACCTTGCCGAATTGGCGCAGATCGCGGTCTACCGCGAGGCGGTCGAGGTCGCGGCGGTCCGGCTGACCGCGGCGCTCGAGGACCGCAGCGCCGTCGAGGTGATTGCGGCGATGCTCGACTCCTGCGACGCCGACACGCCGCGCGAGGAATGGCATCGCGTCGGCATGGATTTCCACATCGAGCTGGCCAGATTGTCGGGCAACGAGTTTCTGCTGAGAGCCGTGCGCGATGCGATGACCAGGCTGTCGCGCGCCCGCTGGCTGGAAGTGCGCGACGAGCGGGCGCTTGGCCGCGCCTGGGCCGAGCATCACGCCATCCTGGCAGCCGTCAGGGCCGGCGACGCCGACGGCGCTGCGCGATTGCTCTCGGCCCATATCGCCGGCAGCCGCGACCGGCTGGTCGCTTCGCTGCGCGATGACCGTCGCGGCTTGCGCGCCAGGGGCTTTGCGGTCGTCGCCGCCTGA